The nucleotide window CGCTCTTTCAGCGCAGCCATGATTTCGCGCGTATCATCGACGCTGAGGGTGGTCTGCGTAACCGCCGCAATCCGATCCGGATTCTCGACGGTGATGGTGCGGGCTTCGTCCACGCTGCCGACCAGTACGACTTTGCCCGGCGCGACGCCGAGCGTGCCCTTCACTTCCTCATGGCCCGCGTGGCCTATCAGGATGACGGTGCGATCTTCGTTGTCGTAACGTTCGACTTCGTCATGGACCTTGGTGACGAGCGGGCAGGTCGCATCGATCACGCGCAGTTGGCGACCTTTGGCGCGATCCCATTCGCTGGGCGCAACGCCGTGGGCGCTGAAAATCACGCGCTGCCCCTCGGGGACCGCGTCGAGGCTGTCGACGAAGATGGCGCCTTCTTTTTCGAGCGCCTCGAGCACGAAGCGGTTGTGCACGATCTGATGTCGCACGTAGAGCGGACGGCCGTACGAGCGGAGCGCGCTGCGAACGGCCTCGACCGCGCGATCGACGCCGGCGCAGAAGCCGCGCGGCTCAGCCAGGATTATCTTTTCGACGGATGTTTCGCCTAATACCATCGCGACTATCTAAGCGGTTACTGTCCGCGCGGTCAATAATTCAGGCAAAAAAATGGGTCAGACGTGCGGCGGATGCGAGGTTTGGCATCCGATCCAGATCTCGCCGCCCTCGAAGTGTTCTTTTTTCCAGATCGGCACGATTTCCTTCAGCCGATCGATCGCGAAACGGCAGGCGTCGAAGGCCTCACCGCGATGCGCCGCCGAGACCGCGATCGCGACCGAGGTCTCGCCGATCTCGACCACGCCGACGCGATGGGCGATCGCGATGCGCACGATTTTCCAGCGCTCGCCCGCCTCGCGCGCGAGCTTGCGCATCTCGGAGAGCGCCATCGGTTCGTAGGCCTCGTACTCGAGGCGGAGCACATTGCGGCCGGCATTGTCGGAGCGAGTGGTGCCGGCGAATGTGACGATCGCGCCGGCGTTGGGGGCAGCGACTTCGCGCTCGAGCGCGGTTACATCTATAGTGTCGCGGCCGATCGTGATTTTGCCGATCCATCCGGGTTTTGCGGCAGCGTCGGCGCCGCCGCTGACCGGCGGGATGAAC belongs to Candidatus Binatus sp. and includes:
- the ispH gene encoding 4-hydroxy-3-methylbut-2-enyl diphosphate reductase — encoded protein: MVLGETSVEKIILAEPRGFCAGVDRAVEAVRSALRSYGRPLYVRHQIVHNRFVLEALEKEGAIFVDSLDAVPEGQRVIFSAHGVAPSEWDRAKGRQLRVIDATCPLVTKVHDEVERYDNEDRTVILIGHAGHEEVKGTLGVAPGKVVLVGSVDEARTITVENPDRIAAVTQTTLSVDDTREIMAALKERFPAMITPKTDDICYATQNRQNAVKELVQVSDAVLVVGSKQSSNANRLVEVARMRGARAFLVDSIADVLPDMLEGVRALGLTASASSPEWLVEEIIGAFARGGAEVELMSVAKERVHFPLPLPSN
- a CDS encoding molybdenum cofactor biosynthesis protein MoaE, producing the protein MNRLTLKLFATLRERARTSELTREFPAGTTIAQIWGHLGREFPELGGHHDSVGFAVNQEYVESDYQPREGDEIAFIPPVSGGADAAAKPGWIGKITIGRDTIDVTALEREVAAPNAGAIVTFAGTTRSDNAGRNVLRLEYEAYEPMALSEMRKLAREAGERWKIVRIAIAHRVGVVEIGETSVAIAVSAAHRGEAFDACRFAIDRLKEIVPIWKKEHFEGGEIWIGCQTSHPPHV